Proteins found in one Mytilus edulis chromosome 2, xbMytEdul2.2, whole genome shotgun sequence genomic segment:
- the LOC139513041 gene encoding uncharacterized protein, producing the protein MTEHYEDSPRYDTLSPVAEAKNKYFSNLTSNKDEGMYKPTVLYVPNRTAFRGKYPVMSVQQKKNGRYVVVEQKPIHTVCAPENPELQRIREKELQYIGPDGEIKYKYLKPAWKFSKKGSYIERSFNREFHEPYLPPLSDKRGYGEVKSKVGTFANFDHAPAGGNRKIPTFKVKWHAEPKIDSFDRKSKSYPNSDIGSARTSHSDPYSLQLSSKPHYGAKGDSVSFGSYHYNTPSVVHEIPSARTLEAEAKVGSLDNINYKPRGGKTHIKMQFPTNWKAEAKVDSLEKIFHNPAGGEVTIIDMKPKWKALPKIQSHNYHYKQHKGEFQVPHFEADWKNSTGPKVHTLENIDYTPRTNNNKIYQQKLKWKRESKIKQIWKTKYPYDDPYDPTYDEDKVIEERIRQMLETDSRQTSRFSEY; encoded by the coding sequence ATGACTGAACATTATGAGGATTCACCAAGATACGATACACTTTCTCCCGTTGCAGAAGCAAAGAACAAATACTTTTCAAATCTTACTTCAAACAAGGATGAAGGGATGTACAAACCAACAGTACTATATGTCCCAAATCGTACAGCTTTCCGTGGAAAATATCCAGTTATGTCTGTTCAGCAGAAGAAAAATGGACGATATGTTGTAGTGGAGCAAAAACCAATTCATACAGTGTGTGCTCCTGAAAACCCAGAACTTCAAAGGATCAGAGAGAAAGAGTTACAGTACATTGGTCCTGACGgggaaatcaaatataaatacttaaaacctgcatggaaatTCTCTAAGAAGGGGAGTTACATCGAGAGGTCATTTAACCGTGAATTCCATGAGCCATATTTACCTCCCCTTAGTGATAAGAGAGGATATGGAGAGGTCAAGTCCAAAGTAGGAACTTTTGCAAACTTTGATCATGCTCCAGCTGGAGGAAATAGGAAAATTCCTACATTTAAGGTGAAATGGCATGCAGAGCCAAAAATTGATTCATTTGACAGGAAAAGCAAGAGCTATCCAAATTCTGATATAGGGAGTGCAAGGACCTCTCACTCCGACCCTTACAGTTTACAACTAAGTTCAAAGCCTCATTATGGTGCCAAAGGGGACAGTGTTTCATTCGGAAGTTATCATTATAACACCCCTTCAGTAGTGCATGAGATTCCATCAGCTCGTACTTTGGAGGCAGAAGCAAAGGTTGGTTCCCTAGACAATATAAACTATAAACCACGAGGTGGAAAAACTCATATTAAAATGCAGTTCCCAACAAACTGGAAAGCAGAAGCAAAGGTAGACTCCTTGGAAAAAATCTTCCATAATCCTGCTGGTGGGGAGGTTACCATTATAGATATGAAACCAAAATGGAAAGCTCTACCAAAAATACAGTCACATAATTACCATTACAAGCAACATAAAGGAGAATTCCAAGTTCCACATTTTGAAGCTGACTGGAAAAATAGTACTGGACCCAAGGTGCACACTTTGGAAAACATAGACTATACTCCTAgaacaaataacaataaaatctATCAACAGAAACTTAAATGGAAGAGGGaatcaaaaatcaaacaaatctgGAAAACAAAGTATCCCTATGATGACCCATATGACCCAACATACGATGAGGATAAGGTCATAGAGGAAAGAATAAGGCAAATGTTAGAAACAGATTCGCGACAAACATCAAGATTTTCAGAATATTAG